The Gammaproteobacteria bacterium genome includes the window CTATCAGCGTGTGGAACAAATCCTGAACCGTCTCGAACTGCACTACGAACCAGCCAAAACCCGCCTGACCACCTTTGAAGATGGATTCACCTTTGTGGGCGTACACTTCCAAAATGATTCCTACGAGTATGTGTGGAAAGGCAAACGCGTTGAAGTCCACGGCGATGAAGTAGATTGGCTCTTCAGCCAATACGGCCCGGATTATGATTGATGATTTTTGATTGATGATTGGCGGTTTGGAGGATAATTGATGAACAAAGATGCATTACAAGCCCGGACGAAGCGGTTTGCCCTTGAAAGTATCCGGCTGGTGGATACACTGCCGAAAAGCAAAACCGCCGATGTGTTAGGGCGTCAACTGCTGCGCTCGGCTACGTCGGTTGCGGCGAACTACCGCGCCGCCTGTCGCGGGCGCTCGAAGGCAGAATTCATCGCCAAACTGGGGATTGTGGTCGAAGAAGCCGATGAGAGCATGTTCTGGTTGGAGCTAATGGCCGACGCAGGCCTG containing:
- a CDS encoding four helix bundle protein, which gives rise to MNKDALQARTKRFALESIRLVDTLPKSKTADVLGRQLLRSATSVAANYRAACRGRSKAEFIAKLGIVVEEADESMFWLELMADAGLAESSRLQPLIREADELTAIFVASRKTAQRRL